Genomic window (Nicotiana sylvestris chromosome 7, ASM39365v2, whole genome shotgun sequence):
GGGAAGGAATAAAATTGTCCACTTCAACAACATGGTGGCAAAAGTCTCTAGAAGATTACAAGGTTGGCAAGGGAAACTTCTTTCCTTTGGAGGTAAAGCCGTTCTATTAAAATATGTTCTTCAATCTCTCCCACTCCATCTTCTATATGTCTTGTATCCTCCCAAAATGGTCTTATACCAGATTGAGAGGATAATCTCTAAATTATTTTGGGGGAAGATTGAAGATAGAAACAAAGTGCACTGGATTAATGGGCACATTTATGCTATCCCACCATTGAAGGAGGAGCTAGTTTTAGGTCTCTACATGACACTTTTAGAGCCTTCTCAGCTAAAGTTTGGTGAAATTTTAGAACCAAAAAGGGATTGCTAAAGAATTTTTTAGAGGCAAAGTACTGCAAAAGAAAACATCCAATAGCTAGAAAGTAGTCATATGATCAATCTCACACCTGGAAAAGGCTCATGGATATAAAGGAAGATGCtgaaaaattcattttatgaaaGATAGGCAAAGAAAATGTGTTGTTTTGGTGGGATAATTGGCCTGGCATAGGTGCACTTGCTAAGCTCAGGCAACTACCTAATGCATCTAGACATACTAAGGTCCTGAACTTCATTAAAGAGGGAAGATGAAATGTGACCAAGCTTAAGGAAGTCCTCTCCGATAGTTTCATTAGCAATATTTTGGAGATTGAGATTTATGGGGGTAGCGAAGATTTGCCAGTTTGGTCAGTTGATTCAAGCAGAGTCTTTACCTGTAAATCGGCATGGGAAAATATGAGAAAACAAAGGTCAAGATCTTTTACTACATCTATGATGtggcacaagagaattccttttaaaatcttattttttatgttgaGGATGATTCGGTCCAGAATTCCTATTGATGAAATAATTCAAAAATTTGGTAGAATGGTTCCATCCATGTGCTCCTATTGTACTAATCACAATGAGAGGACTATCACTCATCTCTTTTGCAAAAGCCAGATTGCTACACAAATTTGGCTATTCTTTGGTAGATATTGTGGTATCACCTTGAAAATGGAAAATATCAGACAGATTTTATGTGTTGGTGGCTagcaaaaataaagaataaaatccACGTTGCTTTGTTACAATGCCTACCATTAGTTAtctgttatgagatttggaagagTAAGTGTGCTTCCAAATTTGAAAATATTCACATGTCCGAAAGGTTTATAATTCAGCAAGTGTCTAAATATATGACTTTCTTTTTAAATATTCAATTCCCCAAAGTTACTCTTCCTCATCCTTGGCACGCTTTATGCATAGCAGTGGAGATGACTAGACAGATCATTACCAGCCAATTGGTAAGGTGGTATAAACCTGATGATGGATGGGCAAAATTAAACACGGATGGTTGCAGTAAAGGGAATCCAGGAAATTCCGGCGGAGGGGGAATACTAAGAAACAGTCAAGGTGCTTGCATTACCGCATTTGTTGATTATTATGGAACTTGTAGTAACAATATGGTTGAGGCCAAAGCTATGCTTCAGGGTATAAAAATGTGCATTACTAGTCGATACTCCAATGTAATAGGTGAAGCTGATTCCCAATTGATAGTAGACATGATTAACAACAAAATAAAGGTTCCTTGGCACATCCAACATATCATAGATCATATTGTTCTTCTCTCAAGTACTGGTAATTTTTGTTTTGTCCATACATTCAGAGAGGGTAATATGGATGCCGATCAAttagcaaacatggttgaaaaagGGAGAAATCGAGTTATTATGTGAAGGCAATTATGAAATTGGATAAGCAGAGCATTCCAAACTTCAGATTCAGACCAAGGAAGAACTGTTTTGTAATTAATGATGCTAACCTTAGATAGTGATGTTGTTTGTATAGTTTTTACAACTATGCTCATACCAACTTTTTGTGAAGCTCGATGTACAAATATTGTAAAGTATATAACCACCAAAGCTAGGCAGTATTTTATTGATCAGATGTACACAACAATGAGTACTATAATTCTCCATCATATTTTGGAGGCTATGGTTTATGTCCTCCTCCGTGTACTTATCCTTTTTGATTATCTAAAGGTTAGAATATAACCTAAACCCCACCATCATGGTGGACTTTTGTGgttgggttggggggggggggggaatcaaTTAAATCGTCCTCCTAATTTTGAAGGAAAGACCAATCCCATATGTGGAAACTTGCACGATTAGCATCCAATTACGAAAACAAGAGTTATCTTTTGAGAAAGCAGATTTCTGCTTCTCTCTGAACTTTCAAATGGAACATCCTGAAATGCATTGATTTCATCCTAAATAACAAGTTTATACATCCTGAGATATTAGCCTAGTAACACCAACGGAACTACATTAGAACAAATTGAGGAATTGCCACAAGATTAAGGAaatcaaaaataatcaatttgatCATAAACAACTAGGAGGAGATTGTTTCCCATATGAAGCACCAATCACATTTAAACACGAAGACGTGGCTGGTCCTCCTCGTCCGTGGTATGCCAAGTTGATATTGTTAAGCTGCACATTCTTACAGGGCACCAATTTACTACATTTTAAAGTGACTGCAACCTTTGAACTTGATGTTCCCCATATGTTACTGAATGTCACATTGCTTATTTGTACTTTAGAATTGTCCTGTCCCTGCACAACATTAACAAACATACTTCAATAATTCAATTCACTATGTAAAAGGAAGTGGTAACAAATTGTAGAAATGACATTAGGTAGTCATTCTAGAAGATTGTTATTTAGAAATTAGTCAGTGTGTCCTGAATTTTAGTTTTTCAGTTTAATTTTTTAGTATACAAAGTGttgaagttaagatttttagtttaaactTTAAGGACAAAATAAGTAATGGCTAATCCCTAAATAGCAGTCATAAAAATGTGCTCATCACGTACCAGATTGCTGCAAGAAGGATATGGGCAGTATTGTTGATCAATGAGGACTGGATTATTGACATTTTGCACGTAAATGTCACCAAAAAATATATCAGAAGCCTCACTTGACAAAGACGGTGCCCAAGTTTTGATCCTTGCCCCATTTTGAGTATCAATAAATGTGCAATTTCTCACATTTATGCCTGTAACAAATTCTCCAGGTGATTTTCCTAGACTACCAATGCTAATTCCATGACCAGGTCCACAAGTAACTTCGGAAATGTCGATGTTTCGGCTGCCTGTAACCATGGAAATGCAGTCGTCCCCGGTTTGAATAACAGTTCTTGAAATTCTAATGTTCGTTGAAGCTCCGATGTGAATGCCGTCGGTGTTGGGGCTGTCCCCAGGAGCTGTCATTCGTACGAAACTGATGTTTATGTTGTTGCACGCAAAGAGGTTTATGTGGGAGTTCTTGCTGTTGATTGATCTCAAATGATGGATTCTTGAATTCGTCACGAAATCTAATCTCAAAGTCTAATTAAAAAGAAACACgaaacatcaaaataaaaatggTAAATTTACTAAAAACTAGAAGTATTTGTTGTTGAATAGTTATTTCGAAGAGGTATTACAACAATACATATTCACATAATGACGTTTGGGGAGGATAATTCTTGGATTTGGAAGAggtgttattatttctattttttaaacttttctttaCGGGTGGGTTTGGTCATCGAATAGTGCAGGGGTGATTGACCCTTTTGTGGGAATAGAGTTATATGACAAAGTGAAGAAAATCTCTCGTAACCACCGAAGTCAACTCTAGTCCCTATTTTGGAAAAAGGTAGTCTTGGTCAATAAAATGTTCCTCTGATATGGTAAGTCCATATATACCCTGTGAAAATTCTAGTACTAGTAATTTACTACCTTACCTAAACACTTTCGAATTAAGAAACATAATCATGTAATAATATGTTAATTTTACCACCTTACCTAAAAAAACTCTTTCGTAATAAGAAACATAATCAAGTTGTAGTGGGATTATGTAGAATCTCAATTGCAAGATCTTAGTCCTAAGTCCTAACAAAGTAAACTAAATTTAAGGAGAAAAAAGTATGCGAATTAATGACTTCACACTACACAAGTATTACTAAATACCATTTGATATATGAGTAGACACAATTCAGGGAACTAAAAGATTTACTTAATATACTCTCAATTccttccaaaacatgaaatgtgaAGACTGAAAACTCTATATTATAATAATTTTCACTCAAAAACAACATCCCCACTCTTTGAAAAATGCAAAGAAAAAAGAATCTTTATTGTAAAATGATCGTCCACAAGTGTTTTCCATGTGAACTTTAAGCACTTAACCATAGTTAATTATATGCATTTTCAACTGATTATATCACTTAACAGTAATAATTTAATATGATTTGGTGTAAACATTAAGTGCAAATAAACATTTTACCGTGGAAAACTTACCACAGGAAGAGGCATGCAATGGGGGTTCTTGGAACAATCGTTATATGGCCAAGCAGAAGCACCTTGACCATCCAAATAGCCACCACCTTTAACAACTAGCCCATTTATGTAACGAAAACCAATCCAAGTATTTGTGTTGAACAATGATGGACTTGTGGGAGCTTTGAGAACCCCCTTTATTACAAATCTCATTAAACTCCTACATGGACCCTCAAATGAAACTGATCTCAACATGTAGGTTCCATATGGAATTAAAACCATACTCCTTCCTCTCCATTGACAAGCATCTTCCCATGCCTTTAAAAATGCCTGAAAAAcacaaaacaaattaaaaaaattaagagGTGGATCTGTGTTTAACTGAATCGGTCGCTTTTAATTGAACTACGTATACATCTGcaagaaaaaaattataaatactTATATACACACTCATTCTGCCACTAACTTAAGATTTTGAATTCGTCTCTTTGTAATGTACATCATTTGGTGCATTATCATATAGTCACATTATTTTCATTTTGCAATCGATACAAACAAGAGAGTAGGGCCTAATTAATGTCTTTTTCCAATACAAACCTGGCTattatctctcttctcatcaGCAACTGCACCATAATCCAAAACATTGAAGAACTTAAGTGGTGAATTATAATATTGGGAATTAGCTATGCTCAAAAATACAAACAAGCACACACTAAAACTTGCAGAAGCCAATGAAACCATTTTTTTCCCTTTCAACTGCACTGCTCTCTCATGAGATTAACAATTATATAAAAGACATAGGCTTTTAATGTTTGATGTGTAAATGATACAAATAAGGTACCTTTTTGGCTAAATTTAATTTCTTTCCTCTCTCTTGGATTATTTTCCAATTTTGGATTTATATGAATGATCTCATTTTGACTTTTTCTTGATTACTTACCTAACATATGTATTTTACCAAGTTAGCCAAGAAATCCAATGACAATATTTTTAAATACATTAATGCCTTTGGTTTAGGGGAACTATATATCCTATTAAGTAAAATTATCATAATGCTATTAGTACGGACGTCGGTAGCATTTAAGCCAAGGACTTGTTTCTTTAATTTGTCACCAGTATTGATAAAGCTCGTAAGAATTTGCTATTGGAGCCAAGGATTCCATTTATGGTGGAAAAGATTTATTTCTGATTTTatcttaattaattaataataaagttttttcttttccttattttggTAAACAATTCATTTAGTTTCCGTAACGAGTCCTTTGCATTTACACAGAAGAGAATTTGCTCTATATTGctctttggttttttttttttagaaaactctgttttaatttgtttatTTTCAGTAGAAACGGTATAGCTTATACGTTCAAATTCTAATTATACAATTACAGTTTTGAATGGCTTCCCAAGAATTATAACTAGATTGATTATTGATCATATTTTCACACTAATTCAAGTCATTGTTGCTATTCCCTAAACATTGATATCATAGCTCGTAAACTGTAATCATACATGCTTTGAGCTCCTATTTATGCGACATTATTACAAACATTTTTCTGTTACAGTAATCAAAACAttacttattttattttaacatGATGCACCACATAAAGTTTAGAAAAAtaacacaatttttttttttacgaaACCAAATTTTTTTACCCAAATTTTATATATGTTTTATAATAAACCAAGTATGGACATTGTTACTGCCTTAGTCATAAGTCTAATTATCATGCCTCACTTGTGGATTTTTACcccgaaaaaaaaaattaagcaaGACGAaatattacaacaaaaatgagAATTTTTACATAAGTAGCCAGAGGAATTCATTATTTATTTTGCTTAGCCGATACACATCGTTATATACTAATTAATTCTTCAaaagctatttttagtttaactGATTTAGTTAGCGGCTATTTAGGTTAACTCTTCTAAGAATATGCAAGTGCACAGATAACCATTCTCAAGGATGCTATTTAGAGAGGCAAAATAGCCTCCGAGCCATTTAAACTTGCACCGGTTTGTCATTCCGGTAATAAACTTACACTTTTCTCATTTGAACACTTCTAACTCATATATTTGTAAGTTAATAAACCCCTTTGACCACTGATCATGCACATGTGGTGATCACAGTGCTGATGTGGCTAAAATGCGTGTCTATCACGGACATAAAGAGCAtgcatctatatatatatatatatatatatatatatatatatatatatatatatatatatatatatatatatattaaaggaatAAAGTTTGCTAGCTATTAAGAAGCCACTTGGCAAACTTAGAACAAAAGAAATGATTAATTAATGAAAGcaaaatggaaataaattaattcAAATTTTGATTTACATTCTCACACATACTTTCTTCCCTTTAATGATTAATGGAATTAAAATTGTTTCCATTTTAGTTCCACCTCGCGGCTCTGTTTTGATTTCTTTAGTCTTTTCTGCCTCCAAAATCTTTCTTAGCAGACACAGCTCTTTTATGTAGTAGGCACAGTCTATCTATGACCAAAGCAAGAAACAGTGAAAACCTTGCATTTGTAAACCAGAACAAAGAAAGACATTATTTGGGAGTTTCTATTATAGTTgaacacaaagaaaaatttatattttttacaggaaaaaaaaaattgttttatgaGGTAATGAATGTGTTATGTAAAAGTATTCCGTTGGTTATGTATTATGTATCAGAACTTTATTCAACTAATTTATATAGTCTAAATTTATCTTTTTCTGCCAAATATCATATGAAaaaagttataaaataaaatatgtaaAGGTTGTAAGACAAAGATTTACCCAATAGCTATTAAATTGAACGATAAGAAAGCttgaattaaaattaaataattcgaatttggattaaaaacaattaaagataaaaatatatcACTTTTAAATTTTGCGTCTAAATTCTCGGATATAATAAATGTAGTTATAAAATCTATATATCTTCTCTCTATTTATTTTGTTAGACCAAATAAACTCAAATCTTATATATCCAAGCTTTTgaattaaaaaacaaaacaaatcaATTCTTATCCAAGCTTTTGAAATGGGAAAAAAAAACTTTAAGGATGAAAAAAAAAACCTTGAGATTTTGGTGAATAATTAAGTACGAGCATATGCACTTTTTTGTCTATTATTAAACAAtagaaaaataattatataaaatttcatagtaaaataatgtaataaaataTATGAAATTGAAATATAAGAAAATCTGAATTAGAATTAAACAATTTGAAATTGGATAAAAAAAAATTGACTTTTGGCTAACGCAAGTAATCTTTAATCAAAATCCACATCTTTTCTGAAGTAGTTCAAATCAAGTTTTACATTgtaaaataaatgtaataaatatattaaattaaaagataagaaaatttgaattaaaattaaataatttaaatttggataaaaaaattaattccaattaataaAATATAGAAAATAGAACTAATATAGAAACTAATGAATTTTaaatgaaagataaaaaaaattgaattgaaaaacCTTTTTTCCTTTGAAAGTAAAAGTATATCACGTTTAAATTTTGCCTCGAATTCAGGGATCTAATAAAGAAAGTTATCGAATAATTACACACATAAAAATAGATAAAgagaatttaaaaataaatttacaaCTCAATATTctatattaaaaaataaaggaGAAGCTTGAAATAACTACATATTGCTATTATAATAGTAATTGTAATAATAATAATCTTAATTTATTCTCTCTATTTATTTTGTTAGACCAAATaaactcaaatcttatctaaacTTTTGAATTGAAAAACTAAACAAATCAAAATTCAAGCTTTTGAATTGGAAAATAAACTTCAAGGATGGGAAAAAAAAACTTAAGAATTTGGCGAATTATAAAATATGAGCATATGCATTTTTTTTCCTATTATTAGATTAAATACTAGACAAAATAGTTATGTCAAATTTCATAGTAAAATGAATGTAATAAATATATTAAAGTGAAATACAAGAAAATctgaattaaaattaaataatttgaaTTTGGATACAAAAATTCTAAtagtaaaagataaaaaaaaatagaatcaaTATAGAAAATTACGAATTTGAAa
Coding sequences:
- the LOC104226550 gene encoding exopolygalacturonase-like, with protein sequence MVSLASASFSVCLFVFLSIANSQYYNSPLKFFNVLDYGAVADEKRDNSQAFLKAWEDACQWRGRSMVLIPYGTYMLRSVSFEGPCRSLMRFVIKGVLKAPTSPSLFNTNTWIGFRYINGLVVKGGGYLDGQGASAWPYNDCSKNPHCMPLPVTLRLDFVTNSRIHHLRSINSKNSHINLFACNNINISFVRMTAPGDSPNTDGIHIGASTNIRISRTVIQTGDDCISMVTGSRNIDISEVTCGPGHGISIGSLGKSPGEFVTGINVRNCTFIDTQNGARIKTWAPSLSSEASDIFFGDIYVQNVNNPVLIDQQYCPYPSCSNLGQDNSKVQISNVTFSNIWGTSSSKVAVTLKCSKLVPCKNVQLNNINLAYHGRGGPATSSCLNVIGASYGKQSPPSCL